In Sphingomicrobium sediminis, the genomic window CCGCGCACGAAGAAGGGGATCTTCTTCAATTCGCGCTCGGCTTCCTCGGTCCAGCCCGACAGCTCGATCGGCGCGGGCTGGTGGTCATTGTCGGGCGTCTTGGGTGCGTGGGCGGCATGGTGGCTGGGCCCGGCCGCATCGGAGAATTCGAAATCCTCGCGGAACATGGTGAGGAGATGCTCCTCGAGGCCCATGACCAGCGGGTGGACCCAAGTGTCGAAGATCACATTGGCGCCCTCGAACCCCATTTGCGGGCTGTAGCGGGCGGGGAAGTCTTGGACATGGACGGGCGCGGAAATGACCGCGCAGGGAATGCCGAGCCGCTTGGCGATATGGCGTTCCATCTGCGTGCCGAGGACGAGTTCGGGTTGCGCCTCGGCGATGGCGTCCTCCACCGCGAGATGATCGTCGGTGATGAGCGGGTCGACACCCGATAGTTTCGCGGCGGCGCGCACGTCGCGGGCGAATTCGCGATTGTAGCAACCAAGACCGCAGACCTCGAAGCCGAGTTCTTCACGCGCGATGCGTTCGGCGGCGACGGCGTGGGTGGCATCACCGAAGATGAAGACGCGCTTGCCGGTCAGATACGTGCTGTCGACCGAGCGGCTCCACCACGGCATGCGCGAATTGGCGTCTTCCCACGCCTTGTCGACATCGAGGCCGGCGAGACCGGCGACCTCGGCGATGAAATCGCGGGTCGCGCCGACGCCGATCGGGACGATCGTCGTGCGCGGCTGGTCGAAGGTGCGTTCGAGCCAGCGCCCGGCTTCCTCGCCGATCTCGGGATAGAGCGTGACGTTGAAGTCGGCCTGGCCGATCGTGGCGATGTCCGAGGGGCGGGCGCCCAGCGGCGCGACAAGATGGACGTCGATGCCGATCCGGTCGAGCAAGCGAGTGATTTCGGCGACATCGTCGCGGTGACGGAAGCCGAGCGCGCACGGGCCGATAAGGTTGGCGCGCGGGCGCGGGCCGCCATGGCTGCCGCGGGTCAGCGACGTATCCGCGAGGTTGCGGACGATCTGGTAGAAGGTCTCCGCCGCGCCCCAATGTTCCTTGCGCTGGTAGCTCGGCAGTTCGAGCGGGATGACCGGGCAGGGCAGCCCCATCGCGGTCGACAGGCCGGCAGGATCATCCTGGATGAGCTCTGCAGTGCAGGACGCGCCGACGATCATCGCTTCGGGCGCGAAGCGTTCATGCGCCTCGCGCGCGGCCTTCTGGAAGAGTTCGGCGGTATCCTTGCCGAGATCGCGCGCCTCGAAAGTCGTGTAGGTCACCGGCGGGCGGGCATTGCGCCGCTCGATCATGGTGAAGAGCAGGTCGGCATAGGTATCGCCCTGCGGCGCGTGGAGGACGTAATGCAGACCCTGCATGGCAGTCGCGACCCGCATCGCGCCCACATGTGGCGGTCCTTCATAGGTCCAGACCGATAGCTGCATTGCCTACACCTCCAGCCTGTCGCGGCGGCGCAAGGGACGCGCGAACAGCTCGGCAAGGTCGCCGGCCTGTTCAAAGCCATGGATGGGGGAGAAGACGAGCTCGATCGCCCATTTGGTCGACAAGCCCTCGGCCTCGAGCGGATTGGCAAGGCCAAGACCGCAGACAGTGAGGTCGGGACGGTCGGCGCGGACTCGGTCGAGTTGGTTATCGACGTCCTGGCCCTCGCTGATGCGCGTATCGTCCGGCAGGCGGTCGAGGTCGCGGGCGAGGTGGCGCTGATGAAGGTAGGGCGTGCCGACCTCGATGGGGGTCATGCCGACTTCCTGGGCGAGGAAGCGGGCCAGCGGCACTTCGAGCTGCGAGTCCGGAAGGAAGCTGATGCGCTTGCCGCTCAATTTCTTGGCATGGTGGGCGATGGCGCGGCGCGCGCGCTCGCGCGGCGCTGCAATGACTTCCTCCACATGCGCTTCGTCGATACCGAAGGCCTTGGCGGTGGCGGTGAGCCAGTCGCTCGTCCCTTCGGCGCCGAAGGGGAACATGGCGTCGATATGCTGCGCGCCCCGATTGTCGAGCGCCTGCGCGGTTTCGCCGAGGAAGGGCTGGGCCAGGAGATAGCGGCTGTTGGGACCGATTGTCGGGAGCCCGCCTGCGTTGCGCGCGGGCAGGACTCCGACATTGTCGATGCCGAGCTTGGCGAAGAGGCGGAGGAACTGGTCCTCGACGATGTCGGGAAGCGAGCCGACAAGGATGAGGTTGGCCGGGGCATCGTCATCGGCGCGCGGCATTTCGGGGACGAGGGCGGCGAGGCAGGCATCCTCGCCCTGCGTGAACGTCGTCTCGATCCCGCTACCCGAATAATTGAGGATGCGGACATTGGGTGCGTGCTTGGCGCCGAGGCGCTGTGCAGCCTTGGAGAGGTCGAGCTTGATGACTTCGCTGGGGCAGGAGCCGACCAGGAAGAGCTGTTTGATGTCAGGCCGACGGGCGAGCAAGCGGTCGACGACGCGGTCCAGTTCTTCCTGCGCATCGAGCATGCCGGCAAGATCGCGTTCCTCGAGGATGGCAGTGGCGAAGCGCGGCTCGGCGAAGATCATGACGCCGGCGGCCGACTGGATGAGGTGGGCGCAGGTGCGCGAGCCGACGACGAGGAAGAAGGCGTCCTGCATCTTGCGGTGGAGCCAGACGATGCTGGTGAGCCCGCAAAAGACTTCGCGCTGGCCGCGCTCGCGCAGGATCGGGCGGCTGGTGCGGTCGATGGCGGCAATATGGTTCATGCGGTCACCAGCCCCGGCTGCGCTTCGAGGCGCGCCATGCGCAGTTTCCAGAGGAATTGGGCGGCGTTGATGACGTAGGCGGCATAGGCCGCGAGCGCGACCGTGAGCCGCGCTTCGAGGCTGCCCACCCCTCCGAACAGCATGACGAGGTAAAGGCTGTGCAGTGCCAGCACGAGCATCGAAAAGACGTCTTCCCAGAAGAAGGGGCGGGCGAACAGCCACTGGCCGAAGACGCGCTTCTCCCAGATCGAGCCGGTGATCATGATGGTGTAGAGGGTCGCCGTCTTAACCACGATCGAGATGTCGGCGGCCATCGCGCCGGTGCCGGTGGCGAGCGTGCGGATGACAAGGATGAGGCTGACGAGGAAGACGAGGAACTGGATGGGGGCGAGGATGCCCTGGACGAGGGTCCAGCGCGTCGAGTCGCGCCGCCGCCGTTCTTCGGGCGTGTATAAAGCCAGCCTCTCAGCGCCGGGCTTTTCGCCCTGGCGGGTGGTCGGCGGCGCAGGATCGAACCTCTCCATATCCAGCTGAGTGCCTTCCGCTTTGAAGAATGGAGACTAGGCCTGTTCCGTACCAAGTGTCAATCAAACTGGACGACAAGAAAAATTGACACTGGACATGTTGCGTGTCGGATTGGCGACGCGTAGGCTCATTCGGTTGGCGGAGTCGGAGTCGCAAGCCTCTGGCCCCGTATGACCGACGCAATCCGCGCCGCGACGCACCCGCAAAGGGGGCTGCTAATGGCATCGGTATTCGACGCAGGCACAGCAGCACTGCGCAAGGTTATCGACCTTCCATTGGGAAGGGCAAAACAGGATGAGGGGGAAGCCGAGGCCGACCCCGTACAAACGCGCGAACAGGGGCTCGGCGCGATCATCGAAGGCGACTTTATTCCGCGCCTCTTCATCGGACATTCCAACTCGAACCGGCGGATTTCTGCGGCTGGCAAGAGCATGGTCACGCCCGAAGAGACGGCGGCGTTCGTGCTCCTGCCGCTCGAGCTCGAGGCCGCGCAGCTCGTCGACCAGGTCGAGGAATATCTCGACCGCGGCGTCAGCGCCGAGACCATTTTCCTCGATCTGATGGCGCCGTCTGCGCGCGAACTGGGACGCTTGTGGGAGGCCGACGAATGCGATTTCGTCGATGTGACCATGGGCCTTTGGCGGCTGCAGCAGGCCTTGCGCGACGTCGCGATGCGCGCGCCGCCCATCACCAGCATGTATGGCGAGACACCGCGCGCCTTGTTCAGCCCGCGGCCCGGCGACCAGCACCATTTTGGTGCCGCGATGATCGGCGAGGTGTTCGCGCGTGGCGGCTGGCAGGCCGAGTCGCTGACCGATCCAAGCCAGGGCGAATTGCTGCAAACGCTTGGCTCGGCTTCCTACGATCTCGTCGGATTGACCGTGACATGCGATTGTAATAGTGGCGCCCTCCAACGCCTGATCACCGCGATCCGAAGCGTGTCCCAGAACCCGGAGATTTGCGTCATGGTCGGAGGCCGCGTCATCAACGATCAGCCGGAAATGGCTGCACTCGTCGGTGCCGATGCCACCGCAGTCGATGCGCGCGCCGCACTCGAATGCGCCGACCGCATGCTCGTCAAGACCGGACGACACGCCCAGCTCGCCTCCTAGCACTCGGAACGCCATGCTGACCCGCAAGCACAGTATCGAAGGCAGACAGCCGCTTAAGCAGGCTGCGGACCTGTTCGCCGGTCTGACGCCCGATGCGGCGTTGAACCTTGCGATGCTTGCGGGCGACATCCTGCTCGTGCTCGACGACCAGGGCCGGATCATCGACAGCAGCGTCAACAAGGACAATCTGTCGGATCTCGCGAGCCTTGCCGGCCAGGACTGGCTGTCGACGGTGACTACCGAGAGCCGGCCCAAGGTGATGGAAATGCTGGCCGCCGCGCGCAAGGGCGAGGTGCAACATTGGCGCCAGGTCAATCACCTGACCCGCGAAGGCGATATCCCGGTTAAATATGTCGTCCTGTCGCTCGAGAATGACGATCGCCATCTCGCCTTTGGTCGCGATCTTCGCGACCAGGCCAAGCTGCAGCAACGGCTGCTCCAGGTGCAGCAATCGCTCGAGCGCGACTATCTCAACCTGCGTCAATTGGAGACGCGCTATCGCAAGCTGTTCGACCAGTCGAGCGAGGCGGTCCTGATCGTCGAGGCCGTCAGCGGCCAGGTGCGCGAGGCCAATCCGGCGGCGCACGCGTTGCTCTGTGCGAAGGCGGGCTCACTCGCCGGCAAGAAACTGTCCGGGCTGTTTGCGCGCGATGCCCGCGATGCAGTGACGGCCCATCTTGGTGCGGCACTTGCCGCCGGCCATGCCGGATCGATCGACGTGCCGCCGGCCAAGGGCAAGGAGGAAGTGTCGCTGCACGCTTCCGGCTTCCTGCAGCATGGCGCCAAACATCTTCTCATCCGCCTCGAGCCGAAGCATGGCGAAAAAGCTGACGCACCGTCACTGCGCGACGTGGTCGAGCGCATGCCCGACGCCTTCGTGATTGCCGATGAAGACATGCATATCGTCGAGGCCAACATGGCCTTTGTCGAGCTGGTCGAAGCGGCAGGTGTCGAACAGGTTGTCGGCGCCCGGCTCGGCGACTTCCTCGGCCGTCCCGGGATCGATCTCGACCTTATCCAGGCGCAGATCGACAAGGATGGCGCGGCCCGCAACGTCAGCAGCTTCGTTCGGCCGCGCGGGCAGGATGATGGCGAGCCGGTCGAGCTGTCTGCTGTTGCCAGCGAGGGCCCCAATGCAATGTTCGGGTTCGTCATTCGCCCGATCGCGCGGCGCATGCGCGAATTGCCGCCGGGACCGCAGGACATGCCGCGTTCGGTCGACCAGCTGACCGACATGGTCGGACGCATGAGCCTCAAGGATATCGTGCGCGAAAGTACCGATCTCATCGAGCGTCTGTGCATCGAGGCAGCGCTCTCCTACACCGCCGACAATCGTGCGTCGGCGGCCGAGATTCTGGGGCTGAGCCGCCAGAGCCTCTATTCCAAGCTGCGCCGACACAATATCGGCAACCTACCGCCAGAGGGCGACTGAGCCAAAATCACTGTCAAAATGATTTGACGCCGACCCCTGTCAGGCATAGCCTCACAGGACATGCAACGTTCTGCGCTCTCTTCGCGAACGGTGCCGGCGCCGGCAGTGCGCGATATCGTCGAGCTGCTCAAGCCGATCACCTGGTTCCCTCCCATGTGGGCCTTCCTTTGCGGGGTGGTCTCCTCGGGCGCAGCATTCACTGGAAACTGGTTGTTGATCATTGCCGGCATCATGCTGGCAGGGCCGCTGGTGTGCGGGACCAGCCAGGCGGTCAACGACTGGTTCGACCGCCATGTCGACGCGATCAATGAGCCCGGTCGCCCGATCCCTTCGGGACGGGTCGCGGGACGCTGGGGGCTTTATGTCGCAATTATCGGGACGCTGCTGGCGATGCTGCTCGCCGCGGCCCTGGGACCGTGGGTGCTGGTCGCGGCGATTGCCGGACTGGCGCTGGCCTGGGCCTATAGCGCGCCGCCCTTCAGGCTGAAGTCGAGCGGCTGGATCGGGCCGCTGGTGGTCGGGCTGACCTATGAGGGGTTGAGCTGGCTCACCGGCGCAACGGTCATGCTTGGCGGCCTGCCAAGCGGGAGCATCATCGCGGTGCTCGTCCTCTATTCGGTCGGCGCACACGGCATCATGACCCTCAACGATTTCAAGGCAGTCGAAGGCGACACGCAGACCGGTCTCAAGTCGCTGCCCGTGACGTTGGGCGTCATAGGCGCGGCGCGACTGGCCTGCGCCGTGATGGCCGCTTCGCAAGTGGCCGTGATCGCGCTGCTGGCCAATTGGGGGCTGACGCTTTCGGCGGTCATCGTTACCGTCCTGCTGGCGATCCAGTTCGCGCTGATGCCGCGCCTGCTCCGCGATCCGGCGAAATTCGCGCCCTGGTACAATGCGACCGGGGTGACGCTCTATGTGCTCGGCATGTTGGCCGCCGCATTGGGCCTCGGGGGGCATATCTGATGCAGCGGGCGGCGGAGCAGGGGTTCGGATGGGTCTCGATCGCGCGGATCGGGCTGGTCCAGGCCTGCCTCGGTGCGCAGGTCATGCTCATCACTACGGTGCTCAACCGCCTGATGGTCGTCGAGTTCGCGCTTGCCGCCGCGATCCCGGCGGGGCTCGTCACCTGGCATTATGCTGTCCAGCTGTCGCGGCCCCTATTCGGGCATGGTTCTGACAAGGGTGGCAACCGCACCGCATGGATGATCGGCGGCATCGTGCTGCTGGCGGGCGCGGGCCTTCTGGCGACCCAAGCGACATTGATGCTGTCGACCGATTTCACGCTCGGCATGATCCTCGCGGTCATCGCCTATACGCTGATCGGGGCAGGGGTCGGGGCCTGCGGGACCTCGGCATTGGCGCTGCTCGCCTCCAGCGTCGCGCCGCATCGCCGCGCTGCAGCTGCAGCCACAACCTGGATCATGATGATTGCGGGTATCGTCATTTCCGCGATTACCGTCGGCGAACTCATCAAGCCCTTCTCGCCCGAGCGTTTGACGATGGTCACAATCGGGCTCGCCGTGACGTGCATCGCGGTGACGATCGCGGCGACCTACCGGCTCGAGACCGGACACCATGTGTTCGAGGAAACCGCCAAGAGCGGCGAGGCTCCCGATTTCAAGGAAGCGATCCGCGAGATCATGACCGATCCGACCGCGCGGCGCTTCACCATTTTCATCTTCGTGGCGATGCTCGCCTACAATATGCAGGACCTTATCCTCGAGCCCTTTGCCGGCCTCGTCTTCGGGATGGAGCCCGGAGATTCGACCAAGCTTGGCGGGATGCTCAATGCCGGCTCGCTCCTCGGCATGATTGTCGCCGGGATCGGGGGCAGCGCCTTCCAGTCGCGGCTGCCCTCCGACCTTCGCATCTGGATCGTCGGCGGGTGCATGGGATCGGGCGTCTCGCTGGCAGGGTTGGCCGCTGCGGCGCTGGCTGGATCCGGCTGGCCGCTGACGGCCAACGTGATGCTGCTGGGCTTTTGCAACGGTGTGTTCGCGGTGGCGGCCATCGGCTCGATGATGGGCCTGGCGGGCGCTGGCGAGAAAACACGCGAGGGCGTGCGCATGGGCGTCTGGGGCGCGGCGCAAGCGATCGGTTTCGGGCTTGGCGGACTCATGGGCGCGGTCGGCGTCGACATGGCGCGCACGGCCTATGGCAGCGACGGCTATGCCTTCCAGATGGTCTTCGCGGTCGAGGGCGCCTTGTTCGTCGTCGCGGCCGGGCTGGCCATGCAGGCGACACGCAAGACGCCGGCACAATATCGAAAGGCGGTAGAAGCATGAGCGAGGAACTGTTCGACGTTGTGGTGGTGGGCGGCGGGCCTTCGGGCGCGACCGCAGCCAACGATCTCGCGGTGGCGGGACACAAGGTCATGCTGCTCGACCGCGGTGGGCGCATCAAGCCATGCGGGGGTGCGGTACCGCCGCGCCTGCTCGCCGATTTCGAGGTGCCGCAGGACCTGTTGGTCGCCAGGGCCAAGGCCGCGCGGATGATTGCGCCATCCAATCGCAAGGTCGACATGCCGGTGGGCGAGATCGGCTATGTCGGGATGGTCGACCGCGACGTTTTCGATGAATGGCTGCGCGCACGTGCGGCGGGCAACGGAGCCGAGCGGCGCAAGGGCAGTTTCGAGGCGATCGAGCGCGACGACCGGCCAGAGCCGCTGGTGACCTATCGTGAAGAGCGTGGCGGTCCGCTCAAGAAAGTGCGCACCCGGCTCATCGTCGGCGCGGATGGCGCGCGTTCTTCCGTTGCCAAGCAGGAAATCGCCGATGCCGAGCGCATGCCCTGCGTCTTTGCCTATCACGAAATCATCAAGTCGCCCGAGGGCGCGGCAACCGACGCCTTTGACGGCTCGCGCTGCGACGTCTTCTACCAGGGCAAATTGTCGCCCGATTTCTACGCCTGGGTCTTCCCGCATGGCGAAACGGCGAGCGTCGGGGTGGGGAGCGCCAATAAGGGCTTCTCGCTACGCGGCGCGGTCTCGACGATGCGCGACGATCTCGACCTTGCGGAGTGCGACACGGTGCGGCGCGAAGGCGCACCCATCCCGCTGAAGCCGTTGAAGCGCTGGGACAATGGCCGCGATGTCATTGTCGCGGGTGATGCGGCGGGCATCGTCGCGCCGGCATCTGGCGAGGGCATCTACTATGCCATGACCGGCGGACGCGTGGTCGCCGAAGCGGCGCAGGTCTTCCTCGCGACCGGCGAGGCCAAGGCGCTCAAGGCCGCGCGCAAGCGCTTCATGCGCGAACATGGCAAAGTGTTCTGGATCCTCAGGATGATGCAGCATTTCTGGTATTCCTCGGACAAGCGCCGCGAGCGTTTCGTCACCATGTGCGCCGACAAGGATGTGCAGGAGCTGACCTGGCAGGCCTACATGAACAAGAAGCTGGTACGGGCCAAGCCGCTTGCCCATGTCCGCATTTTCCTTAAGGATTGTGCCCATCTGTTGGGATTGAGAGCCGCCGCCTGATGCACAAAAGCTGGATGTTACCGATCGTGGTGGCCGGCATCGCGGCCTTTGCCGTGGCCGCGCTGGGAGGCACGATCACCGATCTCGGAGCCTGGTACCAGGCGCTCGAAAAGCCGTCATGGTCGCCGCCCGATGCGCTCTTCCCGATCGCCTGGACGGTCATCTTCGCGCTCATCGCCATTTCGGCGGTCAGCGCGTGGAAGAATACGCCCGGCACGCGGCAGGGCGACATCGTCATCGGCCTATTCGCCTTCAACGGCTTCCTCAACATCCTGTGGAGCCTCATCTTCTTTCGCATGCAGCGGCCCGATTGGGCCTTTGCCGAATTGCTGCTGCTGTGGCTCTCGGTGGGCGCGTTGATGCTCTATTGCGGGCGCTTCTCTTCGCTGTCTCGCTGGCTGCTGCTGCCCTATCTCGGGTGGGTCACCTTTGCAGGCTGGCTCAACTGGAAGATCATCGAGCTGAACGGGCCGTTCGGCTGAGCCCGTAGATGTCGGAGCTTTTCGCCTCGGGGCATGCAGCCGACATCATCCTTGCCGTCCTTTTCATCGAAGCGATCTGGCTGTGGCGCCGCGGGTGGAAGGCGCGCGACCTGCTCGGCCTGCTCGGCCCCGCCGCGTTGATCGTCCTCGGGCTGCGCGCGGCGCTGGTCGGCGCGGACTGGCCATGGATAGCGATCCCGCTGGCCCTCGCATTGCCGCTCCATCTCGTGGATCTCGCCAACCGCAAATGAAACGGCCCGCCTCGCATGGGGGATCGAGGCGGGCCGCAATACCGGCCGTCTAGGGCGGTCGGGATCAACCGGGGGCGTAGCTATGCTGTTGCGCCCAGAGATACCAGTTGTCGACGACCGTGCCGGTAAGCAGGATGCCGATGCCGCCGGTCAGCGTCGTCAGCACCGCAAACCACCAGGCCCAGCGGTGGATTGATTCCATCGAGGCATTGAAGCCCATGGTCCAGCGCCAGAACAGGCCGGCGCGTTCGGATGCCGTGCCGCGGTCGTAAATCTGCTCGATCTCGCGCTCGCCGCCATAGCGGCTGACGGCAAGGATCGTCGCCCCGTGCATCGCGAACAGGAGCGCCGAGCCGTAGAGGAAGGCGATCGAGAGGCAGTGGAACGGGTTGTAGAAAAGGTTGCCGTAGATGAGCGAGAAATTGTTGGTCCAATCGAGGTGCGGGAAAATTCCGTAAGGCACGGCTTCCGACCAGCTGCCCATTAGCATCGGGCGGATGAAGCCCAGCACCAAGAACAGCCAGATCGCCGAGGCGAAGGCCCAGCTGACATGCATGCCCATGGCGAGCGCCTTGGCGCGGCGATAGGTGCGTGCCCACCACAGGAGGACCGAGGTCGTCAGGAAGAAGCCGGTGAGGATGAACCAGCCGCCCTCGGCCAGCGGCACGAAGGGCGAGAAGCCATATTCGGGGCCGGGCGGGTCGAGCGAGAGCCAGAAGAATTCGCGGATGAAACCTTGCGGGCTCCAATTGACCTGCGCGGCCATGTTCCAGCCGATGATCGAGATGGCGATGAAGCCGAACGCGAGCGACAGGAGGCCGAGCCAGCCGAGATAGATCGGGCCCAACTGCGCCTGACCGAGCTTGCCGAACCAGTGCGAATGCGAATGGATCGGAATGCGCGGTTCATCGGCGAAGGGAAGGGCGATGCCCATCTCTGCCGGGGCATCGAGCTGCACTTGCGTAAAGATGTTCTGATAGCGTGCCATGATCGATGCTCCTCAGGACCAGATCGGGATGGATTTCCACCAGTCCCACCATTCGATGAAGCTGCCCTGGTAGAGCGGTCCGGCAAGGATCATGCACATCGCGCTCCAGAAGGCGGCATTGAGCGCCAGGAGCAAGCCGAGGCGGTGAATGCCCAGCGTGCCGATCGAATAGCCGATGAAATCGCGGAAGAAGGTATCTTCATATTCCGGCGACTTGACCTCCTCATCCTTCGGTACGTTGACCGCGGAGAGGACCAGTGCCCCGTGCAGTGCGAGCGCGAGACACGTCGTAAAGAAGAACGTGATCGCGACCATGTGCAGCGGATTGTAGTGGAAGCTCGCATATTGATAGCCGGTGTTCGACACCCAATCGAGGTGGGTGAAGATGCCATAGGGGAAGCCATGTCCCCAGGCGCCGAGCCACATCGGCCGGATCACGACCAGGGTGAAATAGGCGAAGACCGCGAAGCTGAAGGCGACGGGCACATGCAGTCCCATGCCGAGCTTGCGGGCGATTTCCACTTGTCTCAGGGCCCATGACCCGAAGGCGATGAGCGCGCAGACGGTAATGACCTGCCAATAGCCGCCTTCATTCAAGGGCATCAGCGCAAGGCCGGCCTCGATAGGGGGCGGATCGATAGAGATTAGGAGCGGGTTCCAGGTCGGGCCTTGCGCCGCCGCAGCGAAGATGAGC contains:
- the pufL gene encoding photosynthetic reaction center subunit L, which codes for MALLSFERKYRVRGGTLVGGDLFDFWVGPFYVGFFGVTAAVSALLGTLLIFAAAAQGPTWNPLLISIDPPPIEAGLALMPLNEGGYWQVITVCALIAFGSWALRQVEIARKLGMGLHVPVAFSFAVFAYFTLVVIRPMWLGAWGHGFPYGIFTHLDWVSNTGYQYASFHYNPLHMVAITFFFTTCLALALHGALVLSAVNVPKDEEVKSPEYEDTFFRDFIGYSIGTLGIHRLGLLLALNAAFWSAMCMILAGPLYQGSFIEWWDWWKSIPIWS